A part of Streptomyces sp. DSM 40750 genomic DNA contains:
- a CDS encoding RICIN domain-containing protein has translation MQRRRLGKALGTFAAASALLAIPASGAQAYNPTGGTLYQLGSEPCLKGRGNCAIYPKSAQLPSGRLVAAFEKSTVVTETGSADKQTLPVYKSDDHGTTWQPLSEVKAPAYISSDSKYAKYTSNWTNPYLYTLPQDVGDLKQGTLLLATVVSGDDYYYKEHKAADPNWTPSNDGDRKDLAIALYSSTDEGATWKIQNVVATGGWQGGSAGATGQNIADANTNKQVDPLWEPYLMVHKGKLVCYYSDENDYLGFNATTGVPTLDPANDTAKDSLGQILVHKTWDGRSANWSDPVVDLAGLTQDMGGGKKEIGGGRPGMTNVVRTTDGKWMLPFEYWGGGANTRYVIADSPLEFYKGSATGTDVASLPVDSGSRPLARNGSPVIIRLPGGRLVYNAAGSGNVWVNESGRSDGTWKEYQTTSQGGYSRNLQYVEGTGRLVILNNQGTSTLKFAEVDLGHSDGAYYQLVNRKTDQVIGTGNNTNDANLGNGDVPDVVLEAPGSASNPDTQFWHVVTEPNGGKTLLNKAGGRAAAIWTGSATAGQKIGQWVDNSATGSWNLIKTDDGFYRLQSVKNTSLYLTGASAGAQLTLQNAVTDGSQDWELVE, from the coding sequence ATGCAGAGAAGAAGGCTAGGAAAGGCGCTGGGAACCTTCGCCGCAGCGTCCGCGTTGCTGGCCATACCCGCGTCCGGTGCGCAGGCGTACAACCCGACGGGCGGGACTCTGTACCAGCTCGGCAGCGAACCGTGTCTGAAGGGGCGGGGCAACTGCGCGATCTACCCGAAGTCGGCGCAGTTGCCGAGCGGACGTCTGGTCGCGGCCTTCGAGAAGTCGACGGTCGTGACGGAGACGGGCAGCGCCGACAAGCAGACGCTCCCGGTCTACAAGAGCGACGACCACGGAACGACGTGGCAGCCGCTGTCAGAGGTCAAGGCGCCCGCGTACATCTCCAGCGACTCCAAGTACGCGAAGTACACGAGCAACTGGACCAACCCGTATCTCTACACGCTTCCGCAGGACGTCGGGGACCTGAAGCAGGGCACGCTGCTCCTCGCGACCGTGGTGTCGGGCGACGACTACTACTACAAGGAGCACAAGGCGGCCGACCCGAACTGGACCCCGTCCAACGACGGCGACCGCAAGGACCTTGCGATCGCCCTGTACTCCAGCACCGACGAAGGTGCGACGTGGAAGATCCAGAACGTCGTCGCGACAGGCGGCTGGCAGGGCGGCAGCGCGGGCGCGACCGGGCAGAACATCGCCGACGCCAACACGAACAAGCAGGTCGATCCCCTCTGGGAGCCGTACCTGATGGTCCACAAGGGCAAGCTCGTCTGCTACTACTCCGACGAGAACGACTACCTCGGCTTCAACGCGACCACCGGCGTCCCGACACTGGACCCGGCGAACGACACCGCCAAGGATTCCCTCGGGCAGATCCTCGTCCACAAGACCTGGGACGGCCGCAGCGCGAACTGGAGCGATCCCGTCGTGGACCTCGCGGGCCTGACCCAGGACATGGGCGGCGGCAAGAAGGAGATCGGCGGCGGTCGGCCCGGCATGACGAACGTGGTCCGGACGACGGACGGCAAGTGGATGCTCCCCTTCGAGTACTGGGGCGGTGGGGCAAACACCAGGTACGTGATCGCCGACAGCCCACTGGAGTTCTACAAGGGCTCCGCCACCGGCACGGACGTAGCGTCGTTGCCGGTCGACTCCGGTTCCCGTCCGCTCGCCAGAAACGGCAGTCCGGTGATCATCAGGCTTCCGGGAGGGCGCCTGGTCTACAACGCCGCCGGCAGCGGCAACGTCTGGGTCAACGAGAGCGGCCGCAGCGACGGTACGTGGAAGGAGTACCAGACGACATCTCAGGGCGGCTACAGCCGCAACCTGCAGTACGTCGAGGGCACCGGCCGCCTCGTGATTCTCAACAACCAAGGCACCTCGACGCTCAAGTTCGCCGAGGTCGATCTCGGCCACTCGGACGGCGCCTACTACCAGTTGGTGAACCGGAAGACCGACCAGGTGATCGGCACAGGGAACAACACCAACGACGCGAACCTCGGCAACGGCGATGTTCCCGACGTCGTTCTGGAGGCGCCGGGATCGGCGTCGAACCCGGACACCCAGTTCTGGCACGTCGTCACCGAGCCCAACGGCGGCAAAACGCTGCTGAACAAGGCGGGCGGACGCGCGGCGGCCATCTGGACGGGCAGCGCGACGGCCGGCCAGAAGATCGGGCAGTGGGTCGACAACAGCGCCACCGGCAGCTGGAACCTCATCAAGACCGACGACGGGTTCTACAGACTCCAGTCCGTCAAGAACACAAGTCTGTACTTGACCGGAGCGTCCGCCGGAGCGCAGCTGACTTTGCAGAACGCGGTCACGGACGGCTCGCAGGACTGGGAGCTCGTCGAGTAG
- a CDS encoding beta-galactosidase, producing the protein MAVLPARVLFGAAYYHEYTPAYDPELRPDEQLKTDLDLMVEANFNVIRVGESVWSTWEPENGKFDLDWLQPVLDGAHERGISVIIGTPTYAVPQWLARQYPEITGERRTGERISWGARQEVDFTHPAFRFHAERIIRKMAARYADHPAVIGWQVDNEPGLHLFHNRGVFQRFVDHLRDKYGDVETLNREWGLVYWSHRLSTWADLWTPDGNEQPQYDVAWREFQSRQVTEFIGWQADLVREYAHSEQFVTTCISYTRQGVEDDEMSDRLDIASGNPYYDMQDGLLLPDPTPDEHEQKWKTTGVWSMYQTADWMFSSRQEPFLATETNASSIGFPWDNRPGYDGQWRQTAWAHVARGARMIEYWQWQTLRFGAETYWGGVLPHSGQPGRTYAEVARLGAEFDKAGPLVAGIEPDADITMVYSMPSKWLMQKYPPLATPDGEPDPAAYHRIFDPFYRGAFDAGRQVRIVHARQLHDPSGKREGMTPEEAVRRHPVLVAPALYIVDDATVDWLAAYAEAGGHLVLGPRTAYADHEARARHEPAPGRLAEAAGVHYDEFSNLHHDVPVRAVPGGPLEVPTDATATHWAEGFTVVDADVLASYVHPHFGRWPAVTTRRHGAGRVTCVGTVPGRDLARTLATWMAPATRSGWQGLPASVTATTGTSPDGRRVHIVHNWSWEPARAQTPVDLSDALTDAPVPAGTSLDLGPWDVRVLVSADTGTAPAPAPEAGTPS; encoded by the coding sequence ATGGCGGTTCTCCCCGCCCGCGTCCTCTTCGGCGCCGCGTACTACCACGAGTACACGCCCGCCTACGATCCCGAGCTGCGGCCCGACGAACAGCTGAAGACCGACCTCGACCTGATGGTCGAAGCGAACTTCAACGTGATCCGGGTCGGCGAGTCGGTCTGGTCGACCTGGGAGCCGGAGAACGGAAAGTTCGACCTCGACTGGCTCCAGCCCGTCCTGGACGGCGCCCACGAACGCGGCATCTCCGTCATCATCGGCACTCCTACATATGCCGTGCCTCAGTGGCTGGCCCGTCAGTACCCGGAGATCACGGGCGAGCGGCGCACCGGCGAGCGCATCAGCTGGGGCGCCCGCCAGGAGGTCGACTTCACCCACCCCGCCTTCCGCTTCCACGCCGAGCGCATCATCCGCAAGATGGCCGCCCGCTACGCCGACCACCCGGCGGTCATCGGCTGGCAGGTGGACAACGAGCCGGGGCTGCACCTCTTCCACAACCGCGGTGTCTTCCAGCGCTTCGTCGACCACCTGCGCGACAAGTACGGCGACGTCGAGACCCTCAACCGCGAATGGGGCCTGGTCTACTGGTCGCACCGCCTCTCCACCTGGGCCGACCTGTGGACGCCGGACGGGAACGAGCAGCCCCAGTACGACGTCGCCTGGCGGGAGTTCCAGTCCCGCCAGGTCACCGAGTTCATCGGCTGGCAGGCCGACCTCGTCCGCGAGTACGCCCACTCCGAACAGTTCGTCACCACCTGCATCTCCTACACCCGCCAGGGGGTGGAGGACGACGAGATGTCCGACCGCCTCGACATCGCCTCCGGCAACCCCTACTACGACATGCAGGACGGCCTGCTGCTGCCCGACCCGACCCCCGACGAGCACGAGCAGAAGTGGAAGACCACCGGGGTGTGGTCGATGTACCAGACCGCCGACTGGATGTTCTCCTCCCGCCAGGAGCCGTTCCTTGCCACCGAGACCAACGCGAGCTCCATCGGCTTCCCCTGGGACAACCGCCCCGGATACGACGGCCAGTGGCGGCAGACCGCGTGGGCGCACGTCGCACGCGGCGCCCGGATGATCGAGTACTGGCAGTGGCAGACGCTGCGCTTCGGCGCGGAGACCTACTGGGGCGGCGTCCTCCCGCACAGCGGCCAACCCGGCCGCACCTACGCCGAAGTGGCGCGTCTGGGAGCCGAGTTCGACAAGGCGGGCCCGCTCGTCGCCGGCATCGAGCCGGACGCCGACATCACGATGGTCTACTCCATGCCCAGCAAGTGGCTCATGCAGAAGTACCCACCGCTCGCGACGCCCGATGGCGAACCGGACCCCGCCGCCTACCACCGCATCTTCGACCCCTTCTACCGCGGCGCCTTCGACGCCGGCCGCCAGGTGCGCATCGTCCATGCCCGGCAGTTGCACGACCCGAGCGGTAAGCGGGAGGGCATGACACCCGAGGAGGCCGTGCGACGCCATCCGGTCCTCGTCGCCCCGGCCCTGTACATCGTCGACGACGCCACGGTCGACTGGCTCGCGGCCTACGCGGAAGCGGGCGGCCACCTCGTGCTCGGCCCGCGCACCGCGTACGCCGACCATGAGGCCCGCGCCCGACACGAACCGGCCCCCGGGCGTCTCGCCGAGGCCGCGGGTGTCCACTACGACGAGTTCAGCAACCTCCATCACGACGTCCCGGTCCGTGCCGTGCCCGGCGGCCCGCTGGAGGTGCCCACGGACGCGACCGCGACGCACTGGGCCGAGGGTTTCACGGTCGTTGACGCCGACGTGCTGGCGTCGTACGTTCACCCGCACTTCGGGCGCTGGCCGGCCGTCACCACCCGCCGCCACGGCGCCGGTCGCGTCACATGCGTCGGCACCGTGCCCGGCCGCGACCTCGCCCGGACACTGGCCACCTGGATGGCTCCGGCCACGCGCAGCGGATGGCAGGGGCTCCCCGCATCCGTCACCGCGACGACCGGCACTTCCCCCGACGGACGCCGTGTCCACATCGTGCACAACTGGAGCTGGGAACCCGCACGCGCCCAGACCCCGGTGGACCTGTCCGACGCTCTGACCGACGCTCCGGTACCGGCCGGCACCAGCCTGGACCTGGGCCCATGGGACGTACGCGTACTCGTCTCCGCCGACACCGGCACGGCCCCGGCACCGGCCCCCGAAGCGGGCACGCCCTCCTGA
- a CDS encoding carbohydrate ABC transporter permease, giving the protein MTTTTPPATSRRTVGATATGAPRTAHRRRRRPAGRRSTPLTIVMVAVLAYFLLPLFWLAVASTKSTQDLFTSFGLWFSRSPQLLENIRETLTHDDGVFLHWLLNTVLYSVGSALGAALLAAAAGYGFAKYRFRGNNAAFAVVLGAIMVPTTALAIPTYLLFAKVDLVNTPWAIVLPSLVSPFGLYLMRIYAQDAVPDSILEAARIDGAGELRIFVTIALRLLAPGLVTVVLFTLVATWNNYFLPLIMLNDPRLYPVTVGLSSWASQAVGGGAGANSNMLALVVTGSLISIIPLVIAFLLLQRYWQSGLATGGVKQ; this is encoded by the coding sequence ATGACGACCACGACTCCCCCGGCCACGTCCCGGCGGACGGTGGGCGCCACCGCGACCGGCGCACCGCGCACCGCACACCGGCGCCGCCGGCGGCCGGCCGGGCGCCGCAGCACGCCGCTGACCATCGTCATGGTGGCCGTCCTGGCCTACTTCCTGCTGCCGCTGTTCTGGCTCGCCGTCGCATCGACCAAGAGCACCCAGGACCTGTTCACCAGCTTCGGTCTGTGGTTCTCCCGCTCACCGCAGCTGCTCGAGAACATCCGGGAAACCCTGACACACGACGACGGGGTCTTCCTGCACTGGCTGCTCAACACGGTCCTGTACTCCGTCGGCAGTGCGCTCGGGGCCGCGCTCCTCGCCGCCGCCGCCGGCTACGGGTTCGCCAAGTACCGGTTCCGGGGCAACAACGCCGCCTTCGCCGTGGTGCTCGGCGCCATCATGGTCCCGACCACCGCCCTGGCCATCCCGACCTATCTGCTCTTCGCGAAGGTGGACCTGGTCAACACCCCCTGGGCCATCGTCCTGCCCTCGCTCGTCAGCCCGTTCGGCCTCTACCTCATGCGCATCTACGCCCAGGACGCCGTACCGGACAGCATCCTGGAGGCCGCGCGCATCGACGGAGCGGGTGAGCTGCGGATCTTCGTCACGATCGCTCTGCGGCTGCTGGCCCCCGGCCTGGTGACCGTCGTGCTCTTCACGCTCGTCGCGACCTGGAACAACTACTTCCTCCCGCTGATCATGCTCAATGACCCGCGCCTGTACCCCGTCACGGTCGGGCTCTCCTCCTGGGCGTCCCAGGCCGTCGGCGGCGGGGCCGGCGCGAACAGCAACATGCTCGCCCTCGTCGTGACCGGCTCTCTCATCTCCATCATCCCGCTCGTCATCGCCTTCCTGCTCCTGCAGCGGTACTGGCAGAGCGGTCTGGCCACCGGTGGCGTCAAGCAGTGA
- a CDS encoding carbohydrate ABC transporter permease → MTATTAASTEDPRRVGPKRHRLGGLRHGAAGPLFVAPFMVLFLLMFLTPLGYAAYLSLFQERLIGGTAFVGLDNYVTALKDPLLREGVLRVATFFVIQVPLMLLLALVFALALDSGLLRLARVIRLGIFVPYAVPSVVATLMWGYLYGPDFGPFAQLSDKLGLPLPHFLSDGWMLSSLANIVTWEFVGYNMIILYAALRTIPQELYEAAAMDGAGAWRTAWSVKLPALRPALLLTLLFSVIGSFQLFNEPKLLQAVAPDVIDSSYTANLYAYSLAFTGQQVNYAAAVSFLLGLVIVIFSYAVLFTANRRRTS, encoded by the coding sequence ATGACTGCCACGACCGCGGCGTCCACCGAGGACCCGCGCCGAGTGGGGCCGAAGCGTCACCGGCTCGGTGGCCTGCGTCATGGTGCGGCAGGTCCGCTGTTCGTCGCACCCTTCATGGTGCTGTTCCTGCTGATGTTCCTCACTCCGCTCGGCTACGCCGCCTACCTCAGCCTGTTCCAGGAGAGGCTCATCGGCGGGACCGCGTTCGTCGGGCTGGACAACTACGTGACGGCGCTGAAGGACCCGCTTCTCAGGGAAGGGGTCCTGCGGGTCGCGACGTTCTTCGTGATCCAGGTACCGCTGATGCTGCTGCTGGCACTGGTCTTCGCGCTAGCGCTCGACAGCGGTCTGCTGCGGCTCGCACGGGTGATCCGCCTGGGCATCTTCGTCCCCTACGCCGTCCCTAGCGTCGTCGCGACCCTCATGTGGGGCTACCTCTACGGGCCGGACTTCGGGCCGTTCGCCCAGCTGAGTGACAAGCTCGGCCTGCCCCTCCCCCACTTCCTCAGCGACGGCTGGATGTTGAGCAGCCTGGCGAACATCGTGACCTGGGAATTCGTCGGCTACAACATGATCATCCTGTACGCGGCCCTGCGCACCATCCCCCAGGAGCTGTACGAGGCCGCCGCGATGGACGGCGCCGGCGCCTGGCGGACCGCGTGGTCCGTCAAACTCCCCGCCCTGCGGCCGGCGCTCCTGCTCACCCTGCTGTTCTCCGTGATCGGCAGCTTCCAGCTGTTCAACGAGCCGAAGCTGCTCCAAGCGGTCGCACCCGACGTCATCGACAGTTCCTACACGGCGAATCTCTACGCGTACTCCCTCGCCTTCACCGGCCAGCAGGTCAACTACGCGGCCGCGGTGTCCTTCCTCCTCGGCCTGGTCATCGTGATCTTCTCCTACGCCGTCCTGTTCACCGCGAACCGCAGGAGGACCTCATGA
- a CDS encoding ABC transporter substrate-binding protein translates to MSRRLFLTAAGAVSLGATLSACGGSGGSGSASSDKEVSQADIDKAMKTPTELTFWTWVPDIDQEVALFEKKYPAIKVKVVNAGQGVQHYTKLRTAIKAGKGAPDVAQMEYQAIPTFTITDSLLDLGPYGASKLKDTFVEWTWGQVSGPKGEVWAIPQDTGPLGMLYRADIFDEHGIEPPKTWDDFAAAARKLHKADPDVYMTNLAANEAAAWHGLLWQAGAKPYATSGKGNVSISVNDAISEKLAAYWGGLAQEGVIGVEPGWTDAWYSALNKGKYATWITAAWGPAFLSGAAKATSGKWRAAPLPQWDASKPSSGNWGGSTSAVTKVTKNPIAAAVFAQFLNSDPESTKLFNTKQSFFPATKQLLADPEFTDDASAFFGGQKVNRLFAEIGETVSPDFQWPPFLDQAVTDWTETVGRSLAKKKDSVAALDSWQTRLTTYAKNQGFTVQAP, encoded by the coding sequence ATGAGCCGCCGGCTCTTCCTCACCGCCGCGGGAGCGGTGTCGCTGGGAGCCACGCTCTCCGCCTGCGGCGGCAGCGGCGGCAGCGGCTCCGCCTCCTCCGACAAGGAGGTCAGCCAGGCCGACATCGACAAGGCGATGAAGACGCCGACCGAGCTGACGTTCTGGACGTGGGTCCCGGACATCGACCAGGAGGTCGCGCTCTTCGAGAAGAAGTACCCGGCCATCAAGGTCAAGGTCGTCAACGCGGGCCAGGGCGTGCAGCACTACACGAAGCTGCGCACGGCGATCAAGGCCGGCAAGGGCGCCCCGGACGTGGCGCAGATGGAGTACCAGGCCATTCCGACGTTCACCATCACGGACAGTCTTCTGGACCTGGGCCCGTACGGCGCGTCCAAGCTGAAGGACACGTTCGTCGAGTGGACGTGGGGCCAGGTCAGCGGCCCCAAGGGCGAAGTATGGGCGATCCCGCAGGACACCGGTCCGCTGGGCATGCTGTACCGGGCGGACATCTTCGACGAGCACGGCATCGAGCCGCCGAAGACCTGGGACGACTTCGCAGCCGCGGCGCGCAAGCTGCACAAGGCCGACCCCGACGTCTACATGACCAACCTGGCCGCGAACGAGGCCGCCGCGTGGCACGGTCTGCTGTGGCAGGCGGGGGCCAAGCCCTACGCGACCTCCGGCAAGGGCAACGTCTCCATCAGCGTCAACGACGCCATCTCCGAGAAACTCGCGGCCTACTGGGGCGGCCTCGCGCAGGAAGGGGTCATCGGAGTCGAGCCGGGCTGGACCGACGCGTGGTACTCCGCGCTCAACAAGGGCAAGTACGCCACGTGGATCACCGCGGCCTGGGGGCCGGCCTTCCTCTCCGGTGCGGCCAAGGCCACCTCAGGCAAGTGGCGGGCCGCCCCGTTGCCGCAGTGGGACGCCTCCAAGCCGAGCTCGGGCAACTGGGGCGGCTCGACCAGCGCGGTCACGAAGGTGACCAAGAACCCGATCGCGGCGGCGGTGTTCGCCCAGTTCCTCAACAGCGACCCGGAAAGCACGAAGCTGTTCAACACCAAGCAGTCCTTCTTCCCGGCGACGAAGCAACTGCTCGCGGACCCCGAGTTCACCGATGACGCGTCCGCCTTCTTCGGCGGCCAGAAGGTCAACCGTCTGTTCGCCGAGATCGGCGAGACGGTCAGCCCCGACTTCCAGTGGCCGCCGTTCCTCGACCAGGCCGTCACCGACTGGACCGAGACCGTCGGCAGGTCCCTCGCCAAGAAGAAGGACTCCGTCGCCGCGCTCGACTCGTGGCAGACACGGCTCACCACCTACGCCAAGAACCAGGGCTTCACCGTCCAGGCTCCGTGA
- a CDS encoding LacI family DNA-binding transcriptional regulator yields MTREARRGGSSGAPRSVDVARLAGVSQKTVSRVFNDEPYVSADVRRRVLDAAEELGYRLNSAARALASGRTRSIGVVTLGTALYGPASLIMGVERAVRDTGYTLRVVNTMEGDPAGVAGAVDSLLDQGVDGIVISEPIDDGYDGDLSARLDVPVLVLGAPPFPAPKALAAGVGADLMAHTATEHLLELGHDTVHHLAGPQRWYAAQDRLEGWRAALTEHDRTVPPVVEGDWSASSGYAAGRELASDGNLTAVFAANDDMAIGLIRALTEAGLRVPEDVSVVGFDDIPVAAYVTPPLTTVRQPFDAVAQEGLKRLVHTIENPQADPLPASDPPIDLVVRASTAPPPTRQARPGRRTASRSSRGRRSPPLNGGTNAHN; encoded by the coding sequence ATGACGCGAGAGGCAAGACGGGGCGGGAGTTCCGGCGCACCGCGCAGCGTGGACGTGGCCCGGCTGGCGGGCGTCTCGCAGAAGACGGTGTCCCGGGTCTTCAACGACGAGCCGTACGTCTCCGCCGATGTGCGCCGACGCGTCCTCGACGCCGCCGAGGAACTCGGCTACCGGCTGAACAGCGCCGCCCGGGCGCTGGCCTCGGGACGTACACGGTCCATCGGCGTGGTAACGCTGGGGACCGCCCTGTACGGACCAGCCTCGCTGATCATGGGAGTCGAGCGCGCCGTACGCGACACGGGGTACACCCTCCGCGTGGTCAACACCATGGAAGGCGACCCGGCGGGAGTCGCCGGTGCCGTGGACTCGCTCCTCGATCAGGGCGTGGACGGCATCGTCATCTCTGAGCCGATCGACGACGGCTACGACGGAGACCTCTCAGCCCGACTCGACGTGCCCGTCCTCGTCCTCGGCGCGCCGCCGTTCCCCGCACCGAAGGCGCTGGCCGCCGGCGTCGGCGCCGACCTGATGGCGCACACGGCCACCGAACACCTGCTGGAGCTGGGGCACGACACCGTCCACCACCTCGCCGGTCCGCAACGGTGGTACGCCGCCCAGGACCGTCTGGAGGGCTGGCGGGCGGCGCTCACAGAGCACGACAGAACGGTGCCGCCCGTCGTCGAGGGCGACTGGTCGGCCTCGTCCGGCTACGCGGCGGGCCGTGAACTGGCCTCCGACGGCAACCTGACCGCGGTGTTCGCCGCCAACGACGACATGGCGATCGGCCTCATCCGCGCACTGACGGAGGCCGGCCTGCGCGTGCCGGAGGACGTCAGCGTCGTCGGTTTCGACGACATCCCCGTCGCCGCCTATGTGACTCCTCCTCTCACCACGGTTCGCCAACCCTTCGACGCCGTGGCACAGGAGGGACTCAAGCGCCTCGTGCACACCATCGAGAACCCGCAGGCAGATCCCTTGCCGGCGAGTGATCCACCGATCGACCTCGTGGTGCGCGCCTCGACCGCGCCCCCACCGACCCGGCAAGCACGTCCTGGTCGGCGTACCGCCTCTCGTTCGAGTCGGGGTCGGCGCAGTCCACCCCTGAACGGAGGTACGAACGCCCATAACTGA